A part of Vigna radiata var. radiata cultivar VC1973A chromosome 11, Vradiata_ver6, whole genome shotgun sequence genomic DNA contains:
- the LOC106777288 gene encoding uncharacterized protein LOC106777288 gives MYTSFKSNSQNPKHHHDQHETTPNKKFSEISHFSHKQHKLTFDYSESPFQCDGCKELGIGSRYSCSLCDFDLHTHCSIPSPSLFHPFYPKCSFHFLSHPPGDTPRYCNACEKPVKGFLYHCFSCGFDLHPCCAKLPTVIGSDDNKEGNDKNEVRLLLYRTVRSTCHRCGQKGRGWSYRSSCKRYNLHVACVREMVLESWHEGGGLKSVVESGCHKGRGGKGGRVRRCCEVAGVAVQVVVSAVLGDPTTLIAGIVGSLVSRA, from the coding sequence ATGTACACTTCATTCAAGTCCAATTCTCAAAACCCTAAACACCATCATGATCAACATGAAACAACACCTAACAAGAAATTCAGCGAGATATCTCACTTCAGCCACAAACAACACAAGCTAACGTTTGACTACTCCGAATCTCCCTTCCAATGTGACGGCTGCAAGGAATTAGGCATAGGCTCACGCTATAGCTGCTCCTTATGCGACTTCGACCTCCACACTCATTGTTCCATTCCTTCTCCTTCACTCTTCCACCCTTTCTACCCTAAATGTTCCTTCCACTTTCTCTCTCATCCTCCTGGCGACACTCCCCGTTACTGCAACGCCTGTGAGAAACCCGTTAAAGGCTTCCTCTACCACTGCTTCTCATGTGGTTTCGACCTCCATCCTTGTTGTGCCAAACTGCCAACAGTTATCGGCAGTGACGACAATAAGGAAGGTAATGATAAAAATGAGGTGAGACTGCTCTTGTACCGGACGGTGAGGTCGACATGTCACCGGTGCGGGCAGAAGGGGCGGGGGTGGAGCTACAGGTCGTCATGCAAAAGGTATAACTTGCATGTGGCGTGTGTGAGGGAGATGGTGCTGGAGAGTTGGCATGAGGGTGGGGGGTTGAAGAGTGTCGTTGAGAGTGGTTGCCACAAGGGGAGAGGGGGGAAAGGTGGTAGGGTTAGGAGGTGCTGTGAGGTGGCCGGAGTAGCCGTTCAGGTGGTGGTGTCGGCGGTGCTAGGTGATCCCACCACTCTTATTGCCGGCATTGTGGGATCGTTGGTCTCCCGAGCTTGA
- the LOC106776334 gene encoding long chain acyl-CoA synthetase 2, which produces MPETFTVKVEEGRPATDGKPSAGPVYRSIYAKDALLEVPSHLESPWDFFRDSVKRNPNSKMLGRRQKTESKAGSYVWLTYQEVYDAALKLGFAMRSRGVNPGDRCGIYGSNCPEWIIAMEACNSCAVSYVPLYDTLGPNAVEFIINHAEVSIAFVQEKKIQSILSCLVQCSSNLKTIVSFGSVSTTQKKEAEEHGVSCFSWEEFLQMGCLDWDLPLKKKTDICTIMYTSGTTGDPKGVVIKNEAFMAEVLSVDHILMLTDRVAAEDDVYFSFLPLAHVYDQIMETYCISKGSSIGFWQGDVRFLLEDVQALQPTIFCGVPRVYDRICXGIKSRLASAGVLRSTLFQYAYNYKLKYLEKGLPQHKAAPLFDRLVFDKTKQALGGRVRILLSGAAPLPRHVEEFMRVTSGSTLSQGYGLTESCAGCFTAIGDVYSMTGTVGVPMTTIEARLESVPEMEYNALSNVARGEICLRGNTLFSGYHKREDLTKEVMVDGWFHTGDIGEWQPNGAMKIIDRKKNIFKLSQGEYIAVENIENKYLQCPLIASIWVYGNSFESFLVAVVVPERKAIEDWAVVHNVSDDFKSLCDNLKARKYILDELNSTGQKLQLRGFELLKAIHLDPNPFDVERDLITPTFKLKRPQLLKYYKDHIDQLYREAKGAMQ; this is translated from the exons ATGCCAGAGACTTTTACTGTGAAGGTTGAAGAGGGAAGGCCTGCAACTGATGGAAAACCATCTGCAGGTCCTGTCTATAGGAGCATTTATGCTAAAGATGCTCTCTTGGAAGTTCCTTCTCATTTGGAATCACCTTGGGATTTCTTCAG GGACTCTGTTAAGAGGAACCCCAACAGCAAAATGCTTGGTAGGCGTCAAAAAACAGAATCTAAG GCGGGTTCCTATGTATGGCTTACATATCAAGAGGTTTATGATGCTGCCTTGAAACTGGGTTTTGCCATGAGGAGCCGTGGTGTTAATCCG GGAGATCGTTGTGGCATATATGGATCCAACTGCCCTGAATGGATCATTGCAATGGAG GCTTGCAATAGCTGTGCAGTGTCATATGTTCCCTTATATGACACCCTTG GTCCTAATGCAGTGGAGTTTATCATAAATCATGCTGAAGTTTCAATTGCATTtgttcaggaaaaaaaaattcaatca ATTTTGTCATGTCTTGTGCAGTGTTCTTCAAATCTTAAAA CAATTGTGAGCTTTGGAAGTGTATCGACCACACAAAAGAAGGAAGCTGAGGAGCATGGTGTGTCCTGCTTCTCGTGGGAAGAGTTTCTCCAGATG GGATGTCTGGATTGGGATTTACCATTGAAAAAGAAGACAGACATTTGCACAATAATGTATACAAGTGGAACAACTGGAGATCCCAAAGGCGTTGTTATTAAGAATGAGGCTTTCATGGCTGAAGTGTTGTCTGTTGACCACATACTTATGTTAACAGACAGAGTG gCAGCAGAAGACGATGTGTACttctcctttcttcctcttgctcACGTATATGACCAAATAATGGAGACCTATTGCATCTCCAAGGGCTCATCGATAGGATTTTGGCAAGGA GATGTCAGGTTTTTGCTAGAAGATGTTCAGGCACTTCAACCAACTATATTTTGTGGTGTTCCTAGAGTTTATGATCGTATTTGTNCTG GTATCAAAAGCAGACTTGCCTCAGCAGGAGTACTGCGGAGTACATTGTTTCAGTATGCTTACAACTA CAAGCTAAAGTATCTGGAGAAGGGTCTTCCACAACACAAAGCAGCACCTCTGTTTGATAGGCTTGTGTTTGACAAG ACAAAACAAGCACTGGGTGGACGTGTTCGCATCCTGTTATCAGGAGCTGCTCCTTTGCCTAGGCATGTGGAAGAGTTTATGAGGGTTACCAGTGGATCTACATTATCACAAGGATATG GTCTTACTGAAAGTTGTGCTGGGTGTTTCACTGCCATAGGTGATGTGTATTCTATGACAGGAACAGTTGGAGTTCCCATGACAACCATTGAAGCCAGGCTTGAATCTGTGCCAGAGATGGAATATAATGCACTTTCCAATGTAGCCCGAGGAGAAATTTGTCTGAGAGGAAATACCTTGTTCTCTGGTTATCACAAGCGTGAAGATCTGACCAAAGAGGTTATGGTTGATGGTTGGTTTCACACAG GAGACATTGGAGAGTGGCAACCAAATGGAGCCATGAAAATTATTGATAGGAAGAAGAATATCTTCAAATTATCTCAAGGAGAATATATTGCTGTGGAGAATATTGAAAACAAGTATTTGCAATGCCCCCTTATAGCATCG ATTTGGGTGTATGGAAACAGCTTTGAGTCATTCTTGGTGGCTGTTGTGGTCCCTGAAAGAAAGGCCATTGAGGATTGGGCAGTAGTGCACAATGTGAGTGATGATTTTAAATCATTATGTGACAATCTAAAAGCAAGAAAGTACATTTTGGATGAGCTCAACAGCACTGGTCAGAAACTCCAA CTCAGAGGATTTGAGCTGCTAAAAGCCATTCACCTGGACCCAAATCCCTTTGACGTGGAGAGAGATTTAATAACTCCAACTTTCAAATTGAAGAGACCACAATTGCTCAAGTACTATAAG GATCACATTGATCAACTATACAGAGAAGCAAAGGGAGCAATGCAGTGA
- the LOC106778055 gene encoding allene oxide synthase 3, producing the protein MIDLFESFSSAQAHTMFPLTRNKTHYLTPTPKKSTLLSLILSSTMSSSSDSDHRPLREIPGSYGLPFFGPIIDRHNYFYHEGRDKFFASRISRHSSTVIRTNMPPGPFISSDPRVIALLDGASFPVLFDNNKVEKFNVLDGTFMPSTKFTGGFRVCAYLDTTEPNHELIKDFFLQALARRKDSFLPLFRNCLRESFAEIEDQLSKKTEAGFNDVFSHASFNFMFRLFCDNRDPSHTNLASKGPKLVDTWLLFQLAPLATLGLPKIFNYVEDILIRTLPFPACLTKSGYNTLYEAFRTHATTLLNEAEKLGLDRNEACHNVVFTAGFNAYGGLKNQFPVLLKWVGLAGDKLHADLASEVRGVVSAEGGVTLNALEKMPLVKSVVYEVMRIEPVVPYQYGRAREDMVVRSHDASFEVKKGEMLFGYQPFATKDPRIFEDAEVFVARRFVGEGEKMLKHVLWSNGKETEEASVSNKQCAGKNLVVVLCRLLLVDFFLRYDTFQFEFKQSGFGPSITIKSLTKASTLF; encoded by the exons ATGATCGATCTCTTTGAATCATTTTCCTCTGCACAAGCACACACTATGTTCCCTCTTACAAGAAACAAAACACACTACCTCACTCCCACACCGAAAAAATCTACCTTGctctctctcattctctcttcaACCATGTCTTCTTCCTCCGATTCCGACCACCGTCCGCTGAGAGAAATCCCTGGAAGCTACGGCCTCCCATTCTTCGGACCCATAATCGACCGCCACAACTACTTCTACCACGAGGGCCGCGACAAGTTCTTCGCTTCCAGAATCAGCCGCCACAGCTCCACCGTCATTCGCACCAACATGCCGCCGGGACCCTTCATCTCCTCCGATCCTCGTGTCATTGCGCTGCTGGATGGGGCCTCCTTTCCTGTACTGTTCGACAACAATAAAGTGGAGAAGTTCAACGTCCTCGACGGCACTTTCATGCCCTCCACGAAGTTCACCGGCGGCTTCCGCGTCTGTGCCTACCTCGACACGACGGAGCCCAACCACGAACTCATCAAGGACTTCTTCCTCCAAGCTCTGGCCCGACGAAAAGACTCCTTTCTCCCACTTTTTCGAAACTGTCTCCGTGAATCCTTTGCAGAGATCGAAGATCAGCTGAGCAAGAAGACGGAAGCAGGTTTCAACGACGTGTTTAGCCATGCTTCCTTCAACTTCATGTTCAGGCTGTTCTGCGATAACAGAGACCCTTCCCATACTAACCTCGCTTCCAAG GGACCGAAGCTGGTGGACACGTGGCTTCTATTTCAACTGGCCCCACTTGCGACGTTAGGTCTCCCAAAAATCTTCAACTACGTCGAAGACATCCTCATCCGCACGCTCCCCTTCCCCGCGTGTCTCACAAAGTCCGGTTACAACACTCTATACGAAGCCTTCAGAACGCACGCGACCACGCTCCTAAACGAGGCCGAGAAGCTGGGCCTGGACCGGAACGAGGCCTGCCACAACGTGGTTTTCACCGCCGGTTTCAACGCCTACGGCGGGCTCAAGAACCAGTTCCCCGTGCTCCTGAAGTGGGTGGGCCTCGCCGGCGACAAACTCCACGCGGACCTCGCGAGTGAAGTTCGGGGCGTGGTGAGCGCCGAAGGAGGAGTCACGTTAAACGCGCTGGAGAAGATGCCGTTGGTGAAATCCGTTGTGTACGAGGTGATGCGGATCGAACCCGTGGTGCCTTACCAGTACGGGCGCGCGAGGGAGGACATGGTGGTGCGTAGCCACGACGCATCGTTCGAGGTGAAGAAGGGGGAGATGCTGTTCGGATACCAGCCGTTCGCCACGAAGGATCCTAGGATCTTCGAGGATGCGGAGGTTTTCGTGGCGCGTAGGTTTGTGGGCGAAGGGGAGAAGATGCTGAAACACGTGCTGTGGTCTAATGGGAAGGAGACAGAGGAGGCTTCGGTCAGTAATAAGCAGTGTGCGGGGAAGAATCTGGTGGTGGTGCTGTGCAGATTGCTTCTGGTGGACTTCTTCTTACGATACGACACGTTTCAGTTTGAGTTTAAGCAATCTGGGTTTGGTCCTAGTATTACCATTAAGTCCCTTACCAAGGCTTCTACCTTGTTCTGA
- the LOC106778056 gene encoding 30S ribosomal protein S13, chloroplastic: protein MAQTLAMPVASSLAIISNSRLSNAVSINIVNPHTPKVQGLSIKCARVGGVEIPNNKRIEYSLQYIHGVGRSRARQILCDISMDNKMTKELTEEELITLRDEVSKYMIEGDLRRFNAINIKRLKDIQCYRGIRHIQGLPCRGQRTKNNCRTLKGKKVAIAGKKKK, encoded by the exons ATGGCGCAAACGCTGGCAATGCCCGTGGCATCCTCACTCGCTATAATATCCAATTCTCGCCTCTCCAATGCTGTCTCCATTAACATTGTGAATCCTCATACTCCAAAG GTTCAAGGATTGAGCATCAAGTGCGCTCGTGTTGGCGGTGTGGAGATTCCGAACAACAAGCGAATCGAGTACTCGCTGCAATACATTCATGGAGTTGGAAGGAGCAGAGCGCGACAGATCTTGTGTGATATAAGCATGGATAACAAAATGACAAAGGAGCTCACTGAGGAGGAACTCATCACTCTCAGGGACGAGGTCTCCAAATACATGATTGAAGGAGACTTG AGACGATTCAATGCGATTAATATAAAGAGATTGAAGGACATTCAGTGCTACAGAGGAATAAGGCATATTCAGGGGCTTCCGTGCAGAGGCCAGCGAACCAAGAACAATTGCAGGACCTTGAAGGGTAAGAAGGTTGCCATTGCcggcaaaaagaaaaagtaa
- the LOC106777383 gene encoding fluoride export protein 2 yields the protein MERLSCTGSSIRRRSTSISSHTSHHTDNDDECERVSEAGDIGDRALPSTRLSESGSIRSSFDIRPEENEVVVSTEEEEILHPNATLSTGAVVDSEAINHETRRGLPKLLDYASCMVHLAVFGILGVLTRYLLQKLFGPGVGNVTSNKTLLYLDLPSNMIGSFLMGWFGIVFKGDISNVSEHLAIAITTGYLGSLTTFSGWNQKMLELSVSGHWLFSLLGFVVGLFLVAFSIIFGIETAKGFRWLLSKLSMSCGAGNGGSNINTKVDSNSRQLTIMMMFLVILIMLWGVCGVLVKAEFRHGGNAAELWFACMVGPIGVWIRWFLARLNGRGLGKAGLLKWVPFGTLIANVSAAFVMAALATVKKAVHTRACDTVVSGTQFGLLGCLSTVSTFAAEFNAMRESDYPWRAYAYALITICISFVIGILVYCVPVWTKGV from the exons ATGGAGAGACTGAGTTGCACAGGTTCATCGATCAGAAGGCGTTCAACGAGCATATCAAGTCATACAAGCCACCATACAGATAATGATGACGAATGTGAGAGGGTTTCAGAGGCTGGAGACATTGGGGATAGAGCTCTTCCAAGTACCAGACTCAGTGAGAGTGGTAGTATCCGCTCCTCTTTTGACATCAGGCcagaagaaaatgaagttgTTGTTTCAACTGAAGAGGAGGAAATATTGCACCCAAACGCCACTCTTTCAACAGGTGCAGTAGTGGACTCTGAAGCCATAAATCAT GAAACTCGTAGAGGTTTGCCGAAGTTGCTGGACTATGCTTCATGTATGGTTCATTTAGCTGTTTTTGGAATTCTTGGG GTCTTGACAAGATATTTACTGCAAAAATTGTTTGGCCCTGGGGTTGGCAATGTGACAAGCAACAAAACTCTTCTTTACCTTGACCTTCCTTCTAATATG ATAGGTTCATTTCTTATGGGATGGTTTGGTATTGTATTCAAAGGAGACATATCTAATGTGTCGGAGCATCTAGCCATAGCAATAACAACTGGTTACTTAGGGAGCCTTACGACCTTCAGTGGTTGGAATCAAAAAATGCTTGAACTCAGTGTTTCTGGTCACTGgcttttttctttgcttggattTGTAGTAG GTCTATTTCTTGTTGCCTTTTCCATCATATTTGGGATTGAAACTGCTAAGGGTTTCAGGTGGCTTCTTAGCAAGCTGAGTATGAGTTGTGGAGCTGGAAATGGTGGCTCTAATATCAACACCAAAGTAGATAGCAATAGCCGTCAGCTGACAATTATGATGATGTTTTTGGTGATCTTAATCATGTTATGGGGTGTCTGTGGGGTCTTAGTAAAGGCTGAGTTCAGGCATGGTGGCAATGCAGCTGAGTTGTGGTTTGCTTGCATGGTTGGACCAATAGGTGTGTGGATTAGATGGTTCTTAGCACGGCTCAATGGTCGTGGCTTAGGAAAAGCAGGGTTGCTCAAATGGGTTCCATTTGGGACTCTAATTGCCAATGTATCTGCTGCTTTTGTTATGGCTGCACTTGCTACTGTGAAGAAAGCG GTGCACACCAGGGCCTGTGATACTGTTGTATCAGGAACTCAATTTGGTCTGTTGGGGTGTTTGAGTACTGTCTCTACTTTTGCTGCTGAGTTTAATGCAATGAGAGAAAGTGACTATCCTTGGAGAGCTTATGCATATGCCTTAATTACAATATGtatttcatttgttattggAATTTTGGTATATTGTGTCCCAGTTTGGACAAAGGGGGTTTGA